In Plantibacter sp. PA-3-X8, one DNA window encodes the following:
- a CDS encoding Gfo/Idh/MocA family protein → MSNSTGTVGVGLIGAGVISDQYLSNMVTFPDLDVRFVADLDLERAKTQAEKYGVPGHGSVAELLADPEIEIVVNLTIPKVHVEVAMQILDAGKHVWSEKPFALDRESGQALLAAATEKGLRVATAPDTFLGAGIQSARRLVEAGGIGQPLTALTLMQSPGPESWHPNPDFLFQDGAGPLFDIGPYYITALVQLFGPIARVTALASQAFPQRTIGSGPRAGQSFDVTVPTHVSALFEFESGQLAQSVFSFDSKLGRTQFEVAGSTGTLVVPDPNTFEGDLLVYGGGEEPESIPSTGPTQGRGTGVVELAQAIRAGRPERASGELAYHVLDVMVSTAESGLSRTSVDVVSTVELAPALPESWTPADGTFGA, encoded by the coding sequence ATGAGCAACAGCACCGGAACGGTCGGTGTCGGCCTCATCGGCGCCGGCGTCATCAGCGACCAGTACCTCAGCAATATGGTCACCTTCCCCGACCTCGACGTCCGGTTCGTCGCGGACCTCGACCTCGAGCGGGCGAAGACGCAGGCCGAGAAGTACGGGGTGCCCGGCCACGGCTCGGTCGCCGAACTCCTGGCCGACCCCGAGATCGAGATCGTCGTCAACCTGACGATCCCGAAGGTCCACGTCGAGGTCGCCATGCAGATCCTCGACGCCGGCAAGCACGTGTGGAGCGAGAAGCCCTTCGCGCTCGACCGTGAGAGCGGGCAGGCCCTGCTGGCCGCCGCGACGGAGAAGGGGCTCCGCGTCGCCACGGCTCCGGACACCTTCCTCGGCGCCGGCATCCAGTCCGCCCGCCGGCTCGTCGAGGCCGGTGGCATCGGCCAGCCCCTCACCGCGCTGACCCTCATGCAGAGCCCCGGCCCGGAGTCGTGGCACCCGAACCCCGACTTCCTGTTCCAGGACGGCGCCGGTCCGCTCTTCGACATCGGCCCGTACTACATCACGGCGCTCGTGCAGCTGTTCGGTCCGATCGCCCGTGTCACCGCGCTGGCTTCGCAGGCCTTCCCGCAGCGGACGATCGGATCCGGCCCGCGCGCCGGTCAGTCGTTCGATGTGACGGTGCCGACGCACGTGAGCGCCCTCTTCGAGTTCGAGAGCGGCCAGCTCGCGCAGAGCGTCTTCAGCTTCGACTCCAAGCTCGGCCGCACGCAGTTCGAGGTCGCCGGCTCGACCGGCACGCTCGTCGTCCCCGACCCGAACACCTTCGAGGGCGACCTGCTCGTCTACGGCGGTGGCGAGGAGCCCGAGTCGATCCCGTCGACCGGTCCGACGCAGGGTCGCGGAACCGGGGTGGTCGAGCTCGCCCAGGCGATCCGCGCCGGTCGTCCCGAGCGCGCCTCCGGTGAGCTCGCCTACCACGTGCTCGACGTCATGGTCTCGACGGCCGAGTCGGGCCTGAGCCGTACCTCGGTGGACGTCGTCAGCACCGTGGAGCTCGCTCCCGCACTGCCGGAGTCGTGGACCCCGGCGGACGGCACCTTCGGAGCATGA
- a CDS encoding sugar phosphate isomerase/epimerase → MSTSQLSVQLYSVREPLTADRAAALQRLTEIGFRQAEPFGFGPGVSLQDIHDAGLATPSAHGKVIADDIDLSAAFGAAAEQGVQVLIDPAIAEERFATAETVASIADELNAAAAVAAGHGVQVGYHNHWWELEGDVAGTSPLEHLAALTDPAVVFEVDTYWVEVGGRRAVDVLGAIGDRVRFIHVKDGDASRDTLKQLPAGAGVVPVLDILAAAPQALRVVEFDAFDGDIFQGLEQSFTYLTTNGVQA, encoded by the coding sequence GTGTCGACTTCCCAACTCTCTGTCCAGCTCTACTCGGTACGGGAGCCGCTCACCGCGGATCGTGCCGCAGCGCTGCAGCGCCTGACCGAGATCGGTTTCCGCCAGGCCGAGCCGTTCGGCTTCGGTCCCGGCGTCAGTCTGCAGGACATCCACGATGCCGGCCTCGCCACCCCGAGCGCGCACGGCAAGGTCATCGCCGACGACATCGACCTGTCGGCGGCCTTCGGCGCGGCGGCGGAGCAGGGCGTGCAGGTCCTCATCGACCCAGCCATCGCCGAAGAGCGCTTCGCCACGGCGGAGACGGTCGCTTCGATCGCCGACGAGCTGAACGCCGCGGCAGCGGTCGCCGCCGGTCACGGAGTCCAGGTGGGCTACCACAACCACTGGTGGGAGCTCGAGGGCGACGTCGCGGGCACCAGCCCGCTCGAGCACCTCGCCGCACTCACCGACCCGGCCGTCGTGTTCGAGGTCGACACCTACTGGGTCGAGGTCGGCGGACGCCGCGCGGTCGACGTCCTCGGTGCGATCGGCGATCGTGTGCGCTTCATCCACGTCAAGGACGGCGACGCCTCGCGCGACACGCTGAAGCAGCTGCCCGCGGGCGCCGGGGTCGTCCCGGTGCTCGACATCCTCGCCGCGGCACCGCAGGCCCTCCGCGTCGTCGAGTTCGACGCGTTCGACGGCGACATCTTCCAGGGGCTCGAGCAGAGCTTCACGTACCTCACCACGAACGGAGTCCAGGCATGA
- a CDS encoding YqaJ viral recombinase family protein produces the protein MNSALLSRIVADSSDRISWLRARSRGITATDVATLSTPASIQRAADAKLGGTGFSGNAFTDHGRAREPEIARWVAATHGINPSSALFRAEVEHRHLATPDGIAVTERGAVVLAEIKTTTKSWRSIPRNYLRQVWWQQYVIGAERTLVVWEEHKDFVPIDDEPLCRWVERDDVEIAKLVGLANALIDELYHRTNPAARRPVLPEPAPVTRQLREPLLSADF, from the coding sequence GTGAACTCAGCTCTGCTCTCCCGGATCGTCGCTGACTCCAGCGACCGCATCTCGTGGTTGCGGGCTCGTTCGCGCGGGATCACCGCGACCGACGTCGCCACCCTCTCGACCCCGGCCTCGATCCAGCGGGCGGCCGACGCGAAGCTCGGCGGGACGGGCTTCTCCGGCAACGCCTTCACCGACCACGGTCGCGCCCGCGAGCCGGAGATCGCCCGGTGGGTCGCCGCGACACACGGGATCAACCCCTCGTCGGCGCTCTTCCGGGCCGAGGTCGAACATCGCCACCTCGCCACCCCCGACGGCATCGCCGTGACCGAGCGCGGGGCCGTCGTGCTCGCGGAGATCAAGACCACGACGAAGTCCTGGCGCTCGATCCCCCGCAACTACCTGCGTCAGGTGTGGTGGCAGCAGTACGTGATCGGCGCGGAGCGGACGCTCGTCGTCTGGGAGGAGCATAAGGACTTCGTCCCCATCGACGACGAACCGCTCTGTCGATGGGTCGAGCGGGATGACGTCGAGATCGCGAAGCTTGTGGGCCTTGCGAACGCACTCATCGACGAGCTGTACCACCGCACCAATCCAGCCGCCCGGCGCCCGGTCCTCCCGGAGCCTGCGCCCGTCACTCGGCAGCTCCGGGAACCACTGCTGAGCGCCGACTTCTGA
- a CDS encoding ROK family transcriptional regulator, giving the protein MTEPLRPSPGAPGAGDLFQLFRGGEARTKSELCALTGLARSTVSLRIDALVAADLLRPAGEAASSGGRPPARIAFNPLARVVVAVDLGATHGTVAVTDLAGAILATSRAELQIAAGPEPVLDWVVEAASALLAAPHTWATPQPVAPPVIGIGIGLPGPVEHSTGRPTNPPIMPGWDRFDVPAYIRRTIDVPVLVDNDVNVLALGEHAISWPDTDDLVYVKVSTGIGAGIIAGGELQRGALGAAGDIGHVQVPVGRDSPRAADDERDLEAIASGPAIATELRARGIDAVSSRDVAALIRAGDRTAIETTRQAGREIGEVLSVVVNLLNPSVIVLGGTMTRAGEHLLTGVREVVYRRSMPLATGHLGIVTSTAGEEAGVLGAAIMVLRDALSAPAIDAMTQPRALEAAST; this is encoded by the coding sequence ATGACCGAGCCGCTACGCCCCTCCCCCGGAGCACCGGGCGCCGGCGACCTCTTCCAACTCTTCCGCGGCGGTGAGGCACGCACGAAGTCGGAGTTGTGCGCCCTGACCGGCCTGGCCCGCTCCACCGTCTCCCTCCGGATCGACGCCCTCGTGGCCGCAGACCTGCTCCGTCCCGCTGGAGAGGCAGCCTCCTCGGGTGGTCGCCCGCCCGCACGGATCGCATTCAACCCGCTCGCGCGCGTCGTCGTCGCCGTCGACCTGGGGGCGACGCACGGGACGGTGGCCGTCACCGACCTGGCCGGCGCGATCCTCGCGACGAGCCGCGCGGAGCTGCAGATCGCCGCAGGACCCGAGCCCGTCCTCGACTGGGTGGTCGAAGCGGCGTCGGCCCTGCTGGCCGCTCCGCACACCTGGGCCACACCCCAGCCGGTCGCGCCCCCGGTCATCGGGATCGGGATCGGGCTTCCGGGGCCGGTCGAGCACTCGACCGGACGGCCGACGAACCCGCCGATCATGCCGGGCTGGGACCGTTTCGACGTCCCCGCCTACATCCGTCGGACCATCGACGTCCCGGTCCTCGTCGACAACGACGTCAACGTCCTCGCGCTCGGCGAGCACGCGATCTCCTGGCCGGACACCGACGACCTCGTCTACGTGAAGGTGTCCACGGGTATCGGTGCCGGCATCATCGCGGGTGGCGAGCTGCAGCGCGGGGCACTCGGTGCGGCCGGCGACATCGGGCACGTCCAGGTCCCCGTCGGCCGAGACTCCCCGCGCGCTGCGGACGACGAGCGCGACCTCGAGGCCATCGCGAGCGGGCCGGCGATCGCGACCGAGCTCCGCGCCCGCGGGATCGACGCCGTCAGCAGTCGCGACGTCGCAGCACTCATCCGCGCGGGCGACCGTACGGCCATCGAGACCACGCGGCAGGCCGGCCGGGAGATCGGTGAGGTGCTCAGTGTCGTGGTGAACCTCCTGAACCCCTCGGTGATCGTGCTCGGTGGGACGATGACCCGGGCGGGTGAACATCTCCTCACCGGTGTCCGCGAGGTGGTGTACCGCCGGTCGATGCCGCTCGCCACCGGACACCTCGGCATCGTCACCTCGACGGCCGGCGAGGAGGCCGGGGTGTTGGGAGCGGCGATCATGGTGCTGCGCGACGCCCTGTCCGCACCGGCGATCGACGCGATGACTCAGCCCCGGGCGCTCGAGGCCGCGTCGACCTGA
- a CDS encoding DUF998 domain-containing protein, giving the protein MTGGTSDQRVSRPSAVRRRRSVALGFAIIGGVLVVVATIMIWAARLSLGKNSYVSGLGATGEVTAPVFNAALLMVAVGGLSIAVALQRVVPSREPGHRRTRVGLLLIPWLLVGLSSLCFLVASRVTCTYECPIPSNPLFTLQDAVHISFAVLGFALACLAMIGSALGSRLRAVRRLSWFAGSAVAVVAGLGGLLSLAEVGQQVGSWLEFAAMTIALFWLVGYGLAEVLAVGKADDVGRPGSALEDARQVDAASSARG; this is encoded by the coding sequence ATGACGGGGGGCACCTCAGACCAGCGGGTCTCTCGCCCGTCGGCCGTCCGTCGGCGCCGATCCGTCGCCCTCGGGTTCGCGATCATCGGTGGCGTGCTCGTCGTGGTCGCCACGATCATGATCTGGGCCGCACGACTCAGCCTCGGCAAGAACAGCTACGTGAGCGGCCTCGGTGCCACCGGCGAGGTGACGGCGCCGGTCTTCAACGCGGCACTGCTCATGGTCGCGGTCGGTGGTCTCAGCATCGCCGTGGCGCTGCAGCGAGTGGTCCCGTCCCGCGAGCCCGGTCATCGCCGCACGAGGGTTGGACTGCTGCTCATCCCCTGGCTGCTCGTGGGACTGTCGAGCCTGTGCTTCCTCGTGGCGTCCCGGGTGACCTGCACCTACGAGTGCCCGATCCCGTCGAATCCGCTGTTCACGCTCCAGGACGCGGTGCACATCTCCTTCGCCGTGCTGGGCTTCGCCCTCGCCTGCCTGGCGATGATCGGGTCGGCCCTCGGGTCGCGGCTGCGCGCCGTCCGGCGGCTGTCCTGGTTCGCCGGATCCGCCGTCGCGGTGGTCGCGGGGCTCGGTGGCCTGCTCTCACTCGCGGAGGTCGGGCAGCAGGTCGGCAGTTGGCTGGAGTTCGCGGCGATGACCATCGCCCTGTTCTGGCTCGTCGGGTACGGCCTGGCGGAAGTCCTCGCCGTCGGGAAGGCGGACGACGTCGGACGCCCTGGTTCCGCACTGGAGGACGCGCGTCAGGTCGACGCGGCCTCGAGCGCCCGGGGCTGA
- a CDS encoding Pr6Pr family membrane protein — MRALFGVIRIIAGGVIIAAIVGQFVYTLSFGDAPDDFFVNFFSYFTILSNALSAIVLLVGAGFCFRLRRDPAWYNLVLGCVVTYMATTGVVYNLLLRGIALDQGHTLGWSNEVLHLIAPIYLVLVWIVTPGKSRLEWRQVWAIIAFPLVWTVYTMIRGSIVGWYPYPFLNPAQPGGWGAVVVYMIAIAGFIGLMGCAVVALSRTRLIRG; from the coding sequence ATGCGCGCACTGTTCGGAGTCATCAGGATCATCGCGGGTGGGGTGATCATCGCCGCCATCGTCGGCCAGTTCGTCTACACCCTGTCCTTCGGTGATGCGCCCGACGACTTCTTCGTCAACTTCTTCAGCTACTTCACGATCCTGTCGAACGCGCTGAGTGCGATCGTCCTGTTGGTCGGCGCCGGGTTCTGCTTCCGCCTGCGACGCGATCCGGCCTGGTACAACCTGGTCCTCGGCTGCGTCGTGACCTACATGGCGACCACGGGCGTCGTCTACAACCTGCTGCTCCGCGGCATCGCCCTCGACCAGGGGCACACTCTCGGCTGGTCGAACGAGGTGTTGCACCTCATCGCACCGATCTATCTGGTGCTCGTCTGGATCGTGACGCCCGGCAAGTCCCGCCTGGAATGGCGTCAGGTGTGGGCGATCATCGCGTTCCCGCTCGTCTGGACCGTCTACACGATGATCCGCGGATCGATCGTCGGCTGGTACCCGTACCCGTTCCTCAACCCGGCCCAGCCAGGCGGCTGGGGAGCCGTCGTCGTGTACATGATCGCCATCGCCGGGTTCATCGGCCTGATGGGCTGCGCCGTCGTCGCGTTGAGCCGGACGAGGCTCATCCGCGGATGA